From the Lysobacter soyae genome, the window CGGTGAATAAAACCCCATCGGCTGCGCGTTCAACAAGGCACAGGCGAACGCCGCCGGCTCATGGCGTTTCAACCAACAACTGGCATAGACCAATTTCGCGAAAGAGGCCGCATGGCTTTGCGGAAACCCATAGGAACCGAAGCCCTTGATCTGCTCGAAAATCTGTTCGATAAAAACATCGTCGTAACCCTGCGCACGCATCAAATCACGGATGCGCAAACGATGCGGTTCCATGTCACCGCCGCGCCGCCATGCCGCCATCGAACGGCGCAGATTGTCGGCCTCGCAGGGGGAATACCCGGCATGCATCACCAGCTCCATCACTTGCTCTTGGAACAGCGGCACGCCGAGCGTCTGCTTCAAGATCGCCTCCACCCCCTTCGATGGATAGGTCGGCACTTCACGCCCCATGCGCCGGCGCAAATAGGGATGCACCATGCCGCCTTGAATCGGCCCCGGTCGCACGATTGCGACCTGCACCACCAAGTCGTAGAAGGTGGCCGGTTTCAAGCGCGGCAACATACTCATTTGCGCGCGTGATTCGATCTGGAACACACCGATGGTGTCGGCCCGCTGCGCCATGGCATAGGTCTGCGGATCTTCGCGCGGAATCGTCGCCAGCGACAGCGAACGCCCGCGATGCCGCGCGCACAAATCGAAGGCCTTGCGAATGCAGGTGAGCATGCCGAGCGCGAGGCAATCCACCTTCAGCAAACCCATGGTGTTCAAGTCGTCCTTGTCCCACTGGATGATGGTGCGATCGGCCATCGCAGCGTTCTCCACCGGAACCACCGTGGAGAGCGAAGCCTCCGAGATCACGAAACCGCCCACATGCTGCGACAGATGGCGCGGGTGGCCTTTCAACGCCGCGGTCATGCGCACGATGCGTTGAATCAAAGGACTGCCGGGATCGAAGCCCGCCTCGCGCAGTCGATCGTCCATCGGCGTATCGGTGCGTCCCCAACCATGGCAGCCCGACAAACGGCTGCACTGTTCTTCCGGCAAACCGAAGGCGCGTGCCACATCGCGCACCGCACTGCGGCCGCGATAACAAATCACTGTGGCCGCCAAAGCCGCACGGTCACGCCCGTATTTGTTGTAGATGTACTGCAGCACTTCCTCGCGGCGCTCGTGCTCGAAGTCCACGTCGATGTCGGGCGGCTCGTCGCGCGCCTTGGACAAAAACCGCGCCATCAACAAACGCGTCTCGACCGGATTCACCGCAGTAATGCCAAGCGCGTAACACACCGCCGAGTTGGCCGAGGAGCCACGCCCTTGGCAGAGGATGCCGCGACTTTCGGCAAAGCGCACGATGTCGGCAACCGTGAGGAAGAACGGCTCATAGGCCAACTCGGCAATCAAGGCGAGCTCGGCCTCGATCGTGTCACGCACGGCCGTCGGCACACCCTCGGGCCAGCGTCTCCGCATCCCGGCTTCGGTCAAACGACGCAAATGCGACGTCGCCGTTTCCCCCTCAGGAACCAATTCGCGCGGATAGGCATAACGAATGTCGCGTTTCAGATCGAACACGCAGCGCGCCGCCAGATCGACCGTGGCCTGCAGCAACTTCGGCGGATAAATGTTGCCGAGTGCCCGCCGGCTGCGCAGATGGCGTTCGCCATTGCGGAACAGATGCGCCCCGCATTCGTCCAAAGATTGGCCGACACGAATAGCGGTGACCACATCCTGCAAGGCGCGATCGCTGCGCAGTGCCATGTGCACATCACCGCAGGCAACGGCGGTGAGCCCCAAACGCACCGACACCCCCAGCAGTTGCACCAGACGCGCATGATCGTCGCGGTCGCGATGCAGTTCGATCGCGATATACGCATCCGGGCCGAACACCTTGCGCAGCCAGGTGCCTTCGGTCGGCAACGCCTGCAAAGACGGCAACCACAGTGCAAATACGCCGCTGTCGGGCTGGCCCTCGAACAGCTTTTCCACATCGGCACGATGCAAAAGGTAACTGCCCTTTGTGCCGGCACGTCGCCCTTGCGTGATCAAGGCACACAACCGCGCATAGCCCTGTGCATCACGCACCAAAAGAACGAAACGCAGGCCGCACTGCAACGCGAACTGCGCACCGGTAATCAAGCGCACGCCGGTGGCCTGCGATGCCTCCCAAGCGCGCACGATGCCGGACAGGCTGCATTCGTCGGTGATGGCCAAGGCTTGGTAACCACACTGCTGCGCGCGTTCAAACAAAGCCTGCGCCGACGACACCCCGCGTAAAAAGCTGAAGTCGGAGAGGCAATGCAGTTCCGCATACTCGGGCAAGGTTTGCGGCTGCGCCTCGGGCTCAAGCAAACCAGCCATGCAGCATCCAGTGGGCTTGTTCACCCGGCACCGTAAACGCCCAGGCCCGCTGACCCATACGCGTTTCCAGCACGTAGTAATCCCGGCGCGCGTCTTCCCCGTCCCACCAACCACTTTCAAGCCGTTCGGGACCGGAAAGAATGCGCGGATTCGATTCACGCAGCGGGATCGGCCGCTGTAACAACCACAAAGGTCGGGGTGGCCGCGGCGGCGCTTTTTTCATGCAGGCGGCGTCTTGTACGCCTTGCACCCGCATCCACGCCCGCTCCGGCCGCGGATCATCCGCCGCTGCCAAACGATGCACCGCCGTGTCTCCCAGCCTGGCACGCAAACGCTCACGCAATTGCGGCCACGGCATGGTGCAACTGTTTTTCAGATCAAACAAATCCCGCACGCTCGGCGTGAATGCCGGCAATTCACGGGCGATAAGACGCAGCCCCACCACGGGCGCGGGAATACGCACCCGCTCCAAACGACTCTTGGCGATATCGAACAACATCGACGCTTCGCGCTCGGCGGTGATCAAACCGACTTGCATATCGGTATGCCGCCCCTGCCCTTCGTGCTCCAGCCGCAACAGGAAGTGCTGCACACCACCATCGCGAATGGACAGATGCACCGCGAGATCTTGAATAAGCCGACGCATCGGAAACAACAATGCCTGCTGCGCACTCACTTCATAGTCGAGCTCGACCCGCGCATCGAAATGATCAGGCGGCGCATACAAAGGCAGAGACTCGAACGCTTGCCCGCGCATCTTCGCCAACAACTCCGGCACTTCCGAGCCCACCCGTCGACGCAAGCCATCGGCCGGCAACGCCATGACCTGGCCCAACTTACGGATACCCGTCTGTTTCAAACGCTCGGCGGTTTTATCAGGCAAACCCGCACATTCCACCGGTACTTGATTCAACGCACGCAGCATCACGTCTTCATCGGGCACTGCGAAACCGTCTTGCAATTGTGCGAACACATGCGCCGCGCGCGCCACCGGCGCCATCGCAATGCGGTGCTCGAAACCCAATTCCGACAACTCGCTGCGCAGCCGCGATTCGATCACCGGCCACGGCCCGAACAATTGGAAACTCGCTTTCACTTCCAGCACGATGGCATTCGGCCACAGCGTGCTGACCTGTGAACTATGCCGATACGCCCATGCCGCCAAAAACTGCTGCCACTTGGATTCGCTGGCGGCGTCGTAGGGCACGCATTTCAAGTCGGGCAAAATCGCCTGCGCAGTGGCCAGACGCATGCCGGCGGCAATGCCCCCCGCTTCCGCCACGGCATTCACCGAATGGATGAGCCGCGATTGCGCATGCCCCTCCACCAATGCCACGGGCAAGGTCGGGTCTGGTACTTGCCGCAACACCGCGTCGAGTGCCAGCCGGGGAAGATGGATGCAGGCCCACAACATGGTTCAACTCAACACTGCACCACAGCCTGGGGCGCGGCTGCGCCTTTGCATTTGCGCACCGCCCAGACATGGGGTGCCACGCATTCCAAACGCAGTGCCGCCGGTGAGGGATTTTGCAGATGCTTGCGATCGCGCAAGGCAAAGCCCATGCAGGCACCGCTGTCAGCCGCCACCTGCAGACGACGCAAAGACGCCATGTCGGCGGCCTGCGGCCAACCCACCACCACTTGGCAGCAGCCGCTGCGCAAGGTCTGCTCGAACGCCCACAAGGCATGCTTGGCATCGGCCTCAATGAGATGCAGATGCTTCAAATCGACGCCCATGGCCTGCCATGCCGGTGCATACGGCACATAGGGCGGCGCCACCAAGGCCACCTCGCCCCCTGCGCGCGTCACCCGTGCCACCAACGGCGCCAGCAACGACAATTCACCCACGCCGTCGCCGGGTAATAACAACTCGCTCAGGGCGTTGCGTGGCCAGCCGCCTTGCGGCAAAACAGCGTCAAGCGCGGCAAAGCCCGTGCCTTCGCCTTCGGGTCCGGGCAGTTGCTGCTGCCCGGCATGCCAAACGCGGCGGTCGGCCAACAGTTCGGGAATGGAAGCCAACTGTGCCATGGCTTACTCCGGCCGCACCAAACCGCAATACAGGCCTTCGATGGCGAAATCGCTGCCCGGCGGAATCTCAATCGGCGGGTAATCCGGATTGCGCGGTAACAAACGGATATGGTCGACACTGCGCTCGAGCCGCTTGATGGTGATCTCGCCATCAATCCGCGCCACCACCACTTGGCCATTGCGTGCATCACTGGCGCGGCGCACCGCCACCAAATCGCCTTCGAAGATACCGTCATCGCGCATCGAATCGCCCTGCACCCGCAGCAGGTAATCCGGTGCTTGCGAGAACAACGCACGATCAAGCAACACATGCCGGTGCACATCGGCATCCGCACCGATGGGTGCGCCCGCGGCCACGCGCCCGAGCACCGGCAAATGCAAGCGGTCTTCGCGCACCTTCAGACGCGACGGTGTGCGCCGGGTTTTGGACAGGCGAATGCCCCGCGCTTCGTTGGCACGCACTTCCAGATAGCCTTGCGCCTGCAAACGCTTCACGTGTTTGTGCGCGGCGCAGGCCTGGGCGAAACCGAAGGCATCGGCAATCTGCTGCAGGCTGGGCGGCACGCCTTCGGTGTCGATATGGGCTTGGATCCAAGCCAAGACTTCACGTTGGCGGGGGGTGAGATCGGTGGTCATGAGTAAAAATCTATTTACCTCGAAAGGCGAATGCAAGGACTTTCCAGCACTCATTTGGGCACGGGAATATCTCAGAGGATGAGACGGTTTGAGATCAGAGACTTGCGGTCTGAAACTGAGAAATGACTGGATTCATGAAGAACCAAAGACGGCGGCGTTCAATCCCCACCGCGCGCAGACTTCGCGAAATTGAGCCCTTCGACGAATCATGCTAACCTTCACGCCCTGTTCGGCGACGGGTTTTCCGCTTCCTGCAACAGTCTATGGTGGCCCCGTCGGCCCCTCGCGACACTAACCTGAAAACCCCGCCAGGGCCGGAAGGCAGCAACGGTATCAGGTGACGTGGGTGCCGAGGATCGTTGGCGGGGCCATCACCTTTTTGCGCGTAGCCTGATGCATTCCATGCACACGCCCCTGAAGGACGCGCCATGAGCACCCAAATCTTCATCAATCTGCCCGTCGCCGACCTACCGAAATCGGTCGCGTTCTACGAAGCGCTGGGCTTCAAGCGCAATCCGCAGTTCAGTGACGACAGCGCCGCCTGCATCGTCATCAGTGACACCATCTACGTGATGCTGCTCGTGCACGCGCGGTTCAAGGATTTCACGCCGAAGGATGTATGCGATACGAGCCAATCGGTTGAAGTGCTGCTATCACTCAGCTGCGACAGCCGCGAACGCGTCGATGAGATGGTCGCCACCGCCCTCGCCCATGGCGGCACCACCTACGACAAGCCGGAAGACCTCGGCTTCATGTACTCGCACAGCTTCCTAGATCTCGATGGCCATGGCTGGGGTGTGTTGCATATGAGCGGTATGCCCGCGCAATAAAGCCGCAACTACCCGCCAGGCGCCGACAGCGCAATCACCTCGCCCTGTCGCGCCACGCGATGCCCGCGTGCCGCCAAGGCGTCCGCCTCTTCCACCGACGCATAGTGATACAGGACGCAACGCTTTTGCGTCTCCGGGTCATAAGCGGCTTCGAAGTCTTCCACGCCTGTGTGCGACGGATTGCCGTGCAACGCGCAGTCATGCGCGATCAATTCGCCTTGGTCGGCGAAGGCTTTGAGCATTTCCGGAATCGGACGCGTGTCGCCGGTCCAGACCAAACTGCCGGGCAAGCGCAAGCCATACGCGCTGTCGGGCCAATGATGGCGCACAGGAAACACTTGCAGGCGCACGCCTTCATGCCAGAAGGCATCACCCACCGGAATCAACTGGAACGCATCCCAGAAATTCGCCCCGCCTTCGGCCAAAACGTTCGGATAGTCGGCCACACGCTTGTGCAGCAAGGGCACGACGGTTACCGGGCAATACACGCGCACTTGCCCGCGACGCGCCGGATTGAAATAACTATCGACGAAAAACCGCTCGAAACCGCCGACATGATCCAAATGCGTGTGGGTGATGAACACCGCGAGCGGCATCTCGCCGTGCGTCTCCACAAAATGGGTCAAGCCTTCCGGCCCGCAATCGATGGTGAGCCACGGTGCGCCATCCTTCTCAATGGTGCACATTGCCGAACCCAGCGCCGGCCCGGCAGATGCATTGCCGACCCCATGCAAACGCAGTTGCCATTCACTCATCGGCTGGCCTCGCGATAGGCGCCTTGCACGGCGTCATTGACGGCAGCCGCCAACGCAACATCTTCACCACACACCTTTTGTACCGAGCGTGCAAATCGCGCCATGTTTTCCGCCTGCCAATCGTTGTCGCCTTTCAACCGGCGTTCGCTTTTGTCGAAGTCGATGAGGTGGCATAAGCCTTCGCCATCCACCAACACATTGTGCGCGTTCAAATCGGCGTGATGGATGCGCGCTTGATGGAAGCGCGCGATCAAAATCCCGATGCGCGACCACAAGCGCTCGGCGCGAGGCCCGTGCTCAAGCACCGAGGCAAACGTGCGCGTGTGCGGGATGGTGCCGACCAGAATCGCCGCACGATACACCATGCCCTTGCGCCAGTGAATCGACGCCACCGGCTCAGGCACCGGCAATTGCAGGGAACGCATCAAGGCCAACAGCGCGAGCTCGTTATGACTGCGAACACCGGCTTCACCGGACCAAAAATACGCATCACGCGAAATGCGTGCCATCTGACCGCCACGCAAATACTGCCGCAGCACCGCGCGACCGAAGGGCCCTTCCACAAACCATGCCGCGCCGCGTCCGCCCGAAGTGACCGGCTTCGCCGCCTCACCCCAATGCGACGCATCAAACCACGCCGGTTTAGGATGTCGTGCAAGACTAGGATTGAAGACAATGCGTCCCGCCCCTCGCGCATCGGCGAAGTCCAAGGACTGCAATGGCTGTGCTTCACCCATCATCCCCCCAGTTTAACAAGCCGGATACGTCATGCCTGTGGCACCCCCGAAAGAGATTTGTTTGCTTCGACTGTCCGCCTTGGGCGACGTCACGCATGTGTTGCCGCTACTCAACACACTGCAAACCGCGTGGCCGCAAACACGCATCACCTGGCTGATCGGGCGTGGCGAACAAAAGTTGCTCGAAGGGCTGCCCGGTGTCGACTTCGTGGTGTACGACAAGCAGTCGGGCTTCAAGGGTATGCGCGAGATCGGAAGGCAATTTCGCGAACGCTTGGGTGCAGGCCGCAAGTTCGATGTACTGCTGCAAATGCAAGTTGCAGCGCGGGCGAATCTGCTCTCGGCTTTCGTGCCGGCAAAGGTTCGCGTCGGCTACGACAAATCACGTTCGAAAGATTTGCACGGACTCTTTATCAATACACGTATTGAAGACCGCCCGGGCATCCATGTGCTGGATGCGATCGGCAGCTTTGTCGAACCGCTCGGCCTGCGACCGCTGCCGGTGCAGTGGAAGTTGCCGGTGCCGCCCGCCGCGTTTGAATGGGCCGCCAAACAATGGCCGGAAGACGGCCGTAAAGTGCTGGCCATCTCGCCGTGTTCGAGTCATGTCAAACGCAATTGGTTTGCCGAGCGCTATGCCGCGGTTGCCGACCACGCGAGGGCACGCGGTTGGCGTGTGATTCTGTGTGGCGGCCGCTCCGATCTCGAACGCCAGATGGGCGACGCCATTTTGGCGGCCATGCAAGGCGACGCATTGGATCTGATCGGCAAAGACACCTTGAAACAACTGCCGGCACTGCTCGCCCGTGCCGACTTGTTAATGACGCCCGACTCCGGCCCGATGCACATTGCCAACGCCATGGGCACCAAGGTGCTGGGCTTGCATGCCGCCAGCAACCCGAAACGCAGCGGGCCGTATTCGGACATCCGCTATTGCGTCGACCGCTACGACGATGCCGCGCGCAAATATTTGGGCAAACCGGCGGCCGAGCTCAAATGGGGGACCAAGATCGAGCATGAGGATGTCATGCAGCTGATCACGGTGGAAGACGGCATTGCCGCCTTCGAACGTTATGTGGCCGACGGCGCCCGATAGTCCTCATACGACTTCTCTTCGACATACGCCGAACCCAAGGCGAGGTTGATGTCTTTCTTGATCTTGGCGCGGGTGTCGTTTTCGAAATAGACGCTGCGGGCCAATTGGATGAATTCGTCATCAAAGGCCTGCGCCTTTTCCTTCAGACGGATGTCGTCCTCGATGACCCACAGTCGCTCGTTGACCGCCTTCAGATCGGCGCGCAAGGCGGCAATGTCCTGCTGGGACGCCGGATGGGCCGCCCAGGTGGCGTCCAGGGCCGTCAATTCATTGCGCACGTTGGCCAGCTTGGCGGCGTCGCTCATGCGCTCGGATTTGATTTGAAGGATGGCGATCTTGTCGAGCAATTCGCCGAAAGACACGGGCACTTGGATTTCAGACATGGGGGCTTCCTGCAATCGAAGGTCCCAGTGTACCCAAACCCCTCCCCGGACAGCCCCCACTCTTGCCGAAAACGCCGTGGCCGACTAAGATAGACGGCCATTCTGGAGAGGTGGCAGAGCGGTTGAATGTACCTGATTCGAAATCAGGCGTAGGTGTGAGCCTACCGGGGGTTCGAATCCCCCCCTCTCCGCCAGATGTACAGCAAGCCCCTGAGCAATCAGGGGCTTTGTTGTTTTCAGGCCGGATTAGACCCACTTCATCGGACCCAGGCGCAGTTCGTCGCCCCGATGCCCGCGTCAGCGACGCGCAGTGAAAGAATGGCTGCCGAACCCATTCGAGCTTCGCTCATGAACTCCTGCCGACGCGTACTGTTTACCTGCATCGTCTGCCTTGCCAGCCCGTTCGCCAACGCGGCCACCGCGGCCTGCGATCCATTGCCAGCTGCGCCGGCGCGTTTCGACGTTCAAGTACCTTTCGACGTCGTTGACGGGCGAATCTACATCGACGCGCAAGTCAACGGTCAAGGGCCATTTCGATTTGCCGTTGATACTGGTGCAAGTGATTTCGGCCGCGCGGATACGTCACTCGTCAAACGCCTCGGGCTGAAGCTCGATGCACAAGCACTCAACTCCGATGGATTGAACACGCGTGCCGTCGACACGACACATCTGACGTCGCTTCGCATCGGCCGACTCATGCGCACGAACCTTCAAGTCATCACGCGCGACTACAGCAGCAAGATGAAACCCGAGGCCGCGCTCTCGGGCATCATCGCGCGGGAATTTTTCGCCGACGGTTTGCTGATCATCGATTACCCGAACAAGCGTTTGTCCTTCAGCCGCTCGCTGTCGTTAAGGCCTGATTCGCCGGGCAGCTTGCCCTACACCAAGCCGTTCCGGGTGCCGGTTCGAATTGGCCAAGTCACGGTTGAAGGCAATCTCGACACCGGCGCGAATGTCGCGTTTGTCCTTCCGCAAACATTGTTCGAGCGCGTCGGCGGAAAAGACCCGGTGCGTGCTGAAGCAGGCACGCTTGCCAACACCAAAATCGACACCGCACGCGCGTCCTTGAAAGGCCCCTTCGTGCTCGGCAGGGTCCAACTGGAAAATCAAGAAGTTCGTGTGTCTGAAACCTACCCCGAGCTTCTGGTCGGTGCGCACGCACTGCAACACTTCAAAGTGTTGATTGACCAGCGTTCAAAGCGGGTTGCGGTGTGCGCGGCGGCACCTGGCCCCTGATTCCGCGTGTATCCTTCCCGGAAAGGGGCTATCAGGGGAAGCCATGCAACAGACCGCCGAATGCTGGAATTGCACGGCCACCATGACGCCGGACGACACCGTCTGTCCACGCTGCGGCCAAGCCCCCATCGATGACACGCCACCGCCGCCGACGCCGCGCGAGCGCGTGGCGAACTCGTTCAAACTGGCGCCGATCTGGGCAAAGCTGGCCGCTGCGCTCGTCGTCGCATTGCTGGTGTTGTATTTCTGGAACCCAAGCAAAGGCCACAAAACGAACATCGATCCACCGAAGGCCGACGCCAATGCGACACCGGCCGCGCCGGCAATACCGAAACGGGACGGTCGCGCGCCGGAAATCGTGAAAGCCGCCGGCCAAATCTGTTTGGTCGCGCGTGATGCAAAGTGGATCAGCGATTGCCAGATCACCGACATCAGCCAGGAAGTCGATGTGCGCGCACCGGTTTACACCGAAGAGGCGAAACGACTGTGCGATGACATTGCAACGCTGGTGCGTAGCAAGACCGGTGCATTCCAAGGCACCGACTGGACGCTGCGGGTCTTCAGCAATCAAACTCAAGGCTACGCATTGGCGCAGTGCAAATTGTCGACTTATTGAGGACGCACCTATGAAATTGCTGATTGCAAGTTTCGCCGCGGCATTGGCGGCGACCGCACTTCCCGCGGCAGCGTCCGACAAAATCACCTACGGCTGGTGCGAGGTGGAAATCCCCGCCGGCACCTATCAAATGTCCGCGTTACTGCAAGCACCCAGCGGGCCGAGCGATGCGATGGAACGTTTGATCGCCGCGGACATGGGCGCCGATCGCAGCGGCTCGTGTTGGGTGTTCTACGCCAGCCCGAGTGAGGCGGAAAGCTATTTGAAGCAACGTCAATATGTCATCACGACGCATGAAAACAAGCGTTTCAATCAGACGAAGTGGACGGGGCCTTACAGCATTAAAGGGGCTCCGCCGAAAGCGACGCCTGGGGCGCATTTGACGGTTGAGCCTGTTGAAAAGCCTGTGCCGCGGGCTACTGGTGGAGAGGTTTTGGGTGATTTGGAGAAGTTGCGCGCTGCGAATAAGCGAAAAACTGATGGGGTTAAGGCGGCGCCTATGAAACGGGGGCGTGCGCAGTAAGGAGCGCCTCATCCGCCCCTGCGGGGCACCTTCTCCATCGGGGATGGAGAAGGGATTACCAGGTCATTGAGACTAGGCAGGCGCGGCCTTCCAGTACCGGTGTGAAGAACCAGGTGTCGCGGCTCTTGCCGTCTGCCACTTGGGTGGAACCGGGGAATTCATCCACGGGTGTCAGTTCGGGCTTCGCGGCTTGCACCACTGCGCAGGTCTGCGGCGCCACATAAGACTCGGTGTACCGCATCGTACAGATGCCGCCCGGCAACGCATTGACCTCGAAATTCACATGCACGTTCGGTTTCCCCGGTCGGCGTACCACCATGTATCCACCCAGAGGCGATCCGTTCGGATCCTTGGCGGACACATTCACCCCATCCGCATGCTGCGCGCCGTTTTGCACCATGGTGGCGAACGCATTGGTCAAAGTCTTGCACTGGGTGAAACCGCGCTTGTCGATCAGCTCGCTCAAATCACCCGCCATACCCGGCATGGCCAGCGAAAACAAGCCCAATGTAACGCAGGTACGCACACCGCGTCGGATCCATTGCGTTCCTGCGTCAGTCATACGATTCCACCCTTGAGGTCACCATGCACGCCGGAGTCTTCCCCTCGACCGGTGTTAGCAACACCTGCACCGATGCGTCTTCATATAGGCGTGTGCCCTGCAAAATCATGCCGCGGTCGGCAAACTTCGGATTGCCGGCAGCCACTTCGGCACAGGTCTTCGGAATCACGCGATTCACGGTTTGCGATAGCGCGCATCGGCCGTTTTTCTGTGCAACAAAATTAAGCCCCACGTGCTCGACCCCCGTGGGCTTGTCGATCACCACCCACAAGAACCAAGACGAGTTCGCCCATTCTCCCGAGCGTTGAATGGAATGGAACGAATATTCACGGTCTCTGGTGACCAAACGTGCCACCTTGTCGACGTCGCCCGGACAGGCGGTGAAACCATCTTCTTTGGCCGCGGCCACGATGGCGTTTTCCTCTTCGCCGGCGCGCACCGGCCCGGCCAAAGCCAAGACCGCGAGTGCTGCCCCATAGACTGCTTTCATCGTGCTCCCCCTGTCTTCAAGACCGAGAATAGCGGTAATCAGGGGGTCAGAGGCACCCATGATGAAAAAGCCACTCCGATCCCCCAATTGGAGTGACATATAATCGTCAAACTTCAGTGCCACGGGCGTGCCCATGTTTTCACTTCAGACGATCTTCGGTTCCGGCAAACAGTTTTTTGACCTGTTGGACGAAGCGGCCGATGCCGCGCATGCAAGCACCAAAGCGCTGGTCGCCCTGTTGAAAGACCCGACGGCCGTGCCGTCGCTCGATGCCTTCAAACTTGCCCGCCAACGCGAGCGCATTGCTTCCGACAAAATCAACCACGCCTTGGTCGACAGCTTCATCACCCCGATCGAGCGCGAAGACATCGAATCCCTCGGTTCGGCGCTGTACAAGATTCCGAAGCAGGTCGAGCGGTTCGCCGACCGTTACGACCTCGCCCGCCACCATCTGGCCGATATCGATTTCGCACCGCGCGGCGTGATGCTTGAACAAGCCGCCGGCGTGGTGGTCGAGATGGTGCGCGAATTGCGTTCAATGCGCCTTGAAAAAATGAGCAAATTGAACGAGCGGCTGCGCGTGCTCGAAGCCGAAGCGGATCGCCTGCTGCTTGAAATGCACCGCGAGCTCTATTCCGGCAAGCTCGATGCCGCCGACATGTTCCTGCTCAAGGAATTCTTCGAGATCTTGGAAAAAGCCATCGACCGCTGCCGCGAAGCCGGCGTCGTCGCTTATCAAATCGTCCTTAAAAACTCCTGAGGCCAAGCCGATGCTGACCCTCTTGCTGCTGGTGATCTTCGCCGCACTGGTCTTCGAGTTCATCAACGGGTTTCACGACACCGCCAACTCGATCGCCACCGTCGTCGCCACCAAAGTGCTGAGCCCGGGCAAAGCAGTGATGCTGGCCGCCTCGATGAATCTCGTGGGTGCCTTCTTCGGCACCGCGGTGGCCAAAACGATCTCGTCGGGCCTGATCGACGCCGACGTGGTGCAAGTGACGTCGCAAGTCATTCTCTGTGCACTGATGGGTGGCATCACCTGGAATCTGATCACCTGGTG encodes:
- a CDS encoding DUF47 domain-containing protein — translated: MFSLQTIFGSGKQFFDLLDEAADAAHASTKALVALLKDPTAVPSLDAFKLARQRERIASDKINHALVDSFITPIEREDIESLGSALYKIPKQVERFADRYDLARHHLADIDFAPRGVMLEQAAGVVVEMVRELRSMRLEKMSKLNERLRVLEAEADRLLLEMHRELYSGKLDAADMFLLKEFFEILEKAIDRCREAGVVAYQIVLKNS
- a CDS encoding DUF6165 family protein; translated protein: MSEIQVPVSFGELLDKIAILQIKSERMSDAAKLANVRNELTALDATWAAHPASQQDIAALRADLKAVNERLWVIEDDIRLKEKAQAFDDEFIQLARSVYFENDTRAKIKKDINLALGSAYVEEKSYEDYRAPSAT
- a CDS encoding glycosyltransferase family 9 protein, producing MPVAPPKEICLLRLSALGDVTHVLPLLNTLQTAWPQTRITWLIGRGEQKLLEGLPGVDFVVYDKQSGFKGMREIGRQFRERLGAGRKFDVLLQMQVAARANLLSAFVPAKVRVGYDKSRSKDLHGLFINTRIEDRPGIHVLDAIGSFVEPLGLRPLPVQWKLPVPPAAFEWAAKQWPEDGRKVLAISPCSSHVKRNWFAERYAAVADHARARGWRVILCGGRSDLERQMGDAILAAMQGDALDLIGKDTLKQLPALLARADLLMTPDSGPMHIANAMGTKVLGLHAASNPKRSGPYSDIRYCVDRYDDAARKYLGKPAAELKWGTKIEHEDVMQLITVEDGIAAFERYVADGAR
- a CDS encoding 3-deoxy-D-manno-octulosonic acid kinase; the encoded protein is MMGEAQPLQSLDFADARGAGRIVFNPSLARHPKPAWFDASHWGEAAKPVTSGGRGAAWFVEGPFGRAVLRQYLRGGQMARISRDAYFWSGEAGVRSHNELALLALMRSLQLPVPEPVASIHWRKGMVYRAAILVGTIPHTRTFASVLEHGPRAERLWSRIGILIARFHQARIHHADLNAHNVLVDGEGLCHLIDFDKSERRLKGDNDWQAENMARFARSVQKVCGEDVALAAAVNDAVQGAYREASR
- a CDS encoding pepsin/retropepsin-like aspartic protease family protein, which encodes MNSCRRVLFTCIVCLASPFANAATAACDPLPAAPARFDVQVPFDVVDGRIYIDAQVNGQGPFRFAVDTGASDFGRADTSLVKRLGLKLDAQALNSDGLNTRAVDTTHLTSLRIGRLMRTNLQVITRDYSSKMKPEAALSGIIAREFFADGLLIIDYPNKRLSFSRSLSLRPDSPGSLPYTKPFRVPVRIGQVTVEGNLDTGANVAFVLPQTLFERVGGKDPVRAEAGTLANTKIDTARASLKGPFVLGRVQLENQEVRVSETYPELLVGAHALQHFKVLIDQRSKRVAVCAAAPGP